A DNA window from Vigna angularis cultivar LongXiaoDou No.4 chromosome 1, ASM1680809v1, whole genome shotgun sequence contains the following coding sequences:
- the LOC108320949 gene encoding putative ABC transporter C family member 15, which yields MVVLDAVLGTLNVAFLYAILIWVLVDSLRQSKRSRVPDGCFKRGPMLMAAFTVLSCAVISVMNMVLAFHQYSSTKVIGFNSVSLPLNWVLATVVSFYSVRTRVRENKKFPLVLILWWVFSSLVDVLSLSVRVVKDFEVLDLWFFLSEDNLVASFSLPLLVVLCFNVCRRERSDMEEGLLQIEEEFSMEEHDEEAFTNASVWNKLIFRWLNPIFKTGRVKKLELSHIPPVPCSESAESASSMLEGSLRKQKLGEGSLAKAIADSVWKSLALNAVLAGVNTGASYIGPLLITNFVNFLLGNNGDSSVQYGLVLAFVFFLAKTVESLSQRQWYFGAQQIGIRVRAALMSLIYSNSLTMKSAGPTQGKIINLINVDVERIGDFCWYIHGVWLLPVQVILALVILYINLGYTPSFAAFGVTILVMVCNTPLANRQESLHSKIMEAKDSRIKMTSETMKNIRILKLHSWETSFLQKLLQLRETERGWLQKYLYTCSAVATLFWTSPTLVSVVTFGACILVKTELTAATVLSALATFRILQEPIYNLPELISMIIQTKVSLDRIQEFLEEEDQNQFLNRHTSKNSSVAIEINPGEYAWETHHQTHKKPTILITRKLVIKKGQQVAVCGSVGSGKSSLLCCILGEIPLVSGALTKVYGTRSYVPQSPWIQSGTVRENILFGKQMNKEFYEDVLDGCALKQDINMWGDGDLNLVEERGINLSGGQKQRVQLARAVYNDSDIYFLDDPFSAVDAHTGTHLFKKCLMKLLYDKTVVYATHQLEFLESADLILVMKDGKIVESGRYKDLIACPNSELVQQMAAHRETVHQINPSQAEDFASYRPCPKNQIEVTRENVQDIMENWKRNKEEERETGRVKWSVYSTFVTSAYKGALVPVILLCQIFFQVMQIGSNYWMSWATEQKGRVNNKQLMKIFVLLSSGGTIFILGRTVLMAAVAVETAQRLFHGMITSVFRAPVSFFDTTPSSRILSRSSTDQSTVDTDIPYRLAGLVFALIQLLSIIVLMSQVAWQVILLFFVVFAISIWYQSYYITTARELARMVGIRKAPILHHFSESIAGAATIRCFNQEQLFLTKVNVLIDDYSRVAFYNFGTMEWLSVRINFLFNLVFYFVLVILVTLPRSTIDPSLAGLVATYGLNLNVLQAWVIWNLCNVENKMISVERILQFSNIPSEAPLIIKDCRPEQDWPKEGNVELHNLHIRYDPAAPMVLKGVTCVFPGQKKIGIVGRTGSGKSTLLQALFRVVEPLEGSILIDGVDISKIGLQDLRSKLGIIPQDPTLFLGTVRTNLDPLEQHADQELWEVLRKCHLAEIVRRDPRLLDAPVAENGENWSVGQRQLVCLARLLLKKRRILVLDEATASIDTATDNLIQKTIREETSGCTVITVAHRIPTVIDNDLVLVLDEGTIAEYDNPTKLLQNSSSSFSKLVSEFLRRSSQK from the exons ATGGTCGTTTTGGATGCTGTGCTGGGAACACTCAATGTGGCATTCCTTTATGCCATTTTGATATGGGTTTTGGTCGATAGCTTGAGACAAAGCAAGCGCAGCCGTGTTCCTGATGGGTGTTTCAAACGAGGACCAATGCTTATGGCTGCGTTCACTGTTCTATCCTGTGCTGTTATATCTGTTATGAACATGGTTCTTGCTTTTCACCAATACAGCTCCACGAAAGTAATAGGATTTAACTCTGTTTCATTGCCACTCAATTGGGTTTTGGCCACTGTTGTTTCGTTTTATTCAGTGAGGACCAGAGTGAGGGAGAATAAAAAATTCCCTCTTGTGCTCATACTGTGGTGGGTTTTCTCTTCTCTCGTGGATGTGCTCTCTCTGTCTGTAAGGGTGGTCAAAGATTTCGAAGTGTTGGACTTATGGTTTTTCTTGTCAGAGGATAACTTAGTTGCTTCGTTTTCCTTGCCTTTGTTGGTGGTTCTTTGTTTCAATGTGTGTAGAAGGGAGCGCAGTGATATGGAAGAGGGGTTGCTTCAGATCGAGGAGGAGTTTTCCATGGAGGAACACGATGAAGAGGCCTTCACTAATGCAAGTGTGTGGAACAAGCTTATCTTCCGTTGGTTGAACCCCATTTTCAAAACGGGTCGGGTTAAAAAGCTTGAACTTTCTCATATTCCTCCAGTTCCTTGTTCTGAATCCGCGGAAAGTGCTTCTTCCATGTTGGAAGGGTCACTTCGGAAACAGAAACTCGGAGAGGGCTCCTTGGCAAAAGCTATAGCCGATTCTGTATGGAAGTCTTTGGCCTTGAATGCAGTTTTAGCtg GTGTTAACACAGGTGCCTCTTATATAGGTCCCTTGTTGATCAcaaattttgtgaattttttacTGGGCAATAATGGTGATTCAAGCGTCCAATATGGATTGGTTCTTGCATTTGTTTTCTTCCTCGCCAAGACCGTGGAGTCACTGAGTCAAAGACAATGGTACTTTGGTGCTCAACAAATTGGAATCCGGGTGCGTGCAGCTCTTATGTCTCTAATTTATAGCAACTCCCTAACGATGAAGAGTGCTGGACCAACGCAAGGTAAAATCATCAATCTGATTAATGTTGATGTTGAAAGAATTGGGGACTTCTGCTGGTACATTCATGGAGTTTGGTTGCTTCCAGTTCAGGTCATTTTGGCCTTGGTAATCTTGTACATCAATCTGGGTTATACCCCTTCTTTTGCTGCATTTGGTGTCACCATTTTGGTCATGGTGTGTAACACACCTTTGGCGAATAGGCAAGAAAGTTTGCACTCCAAAATCATGGAAGCTAAGGACTCAAGAATCAAAATGACATCAGAGACTATGAAGAacataagaattttaaaattgcaTTCGTGGGAGACCTCATTCTTGCAGAAACTCCTCCAACTTAGGGAAACTGAGAGGGGGTGGCTGCAGAAATACCTCTACACATGCTCAGCAGTTGCAACACTATTCTGGACATCACCGACTTTAGTTTCTGTTGTTACCTTTGGTGCTTGTATCCTGGTGAAAACAGAACTAACAGCCGCTACAGTACTCTCAGCTTTAGCAACTTTTCGTATTTTGCAAGAACCAATCTATAACTTACCTGAGCTTATCTCCATGATCATTCAAACAAAAGTCTCCCTTGATCGAATCCAGGAGTTCCTCGAGGAAGAGGATCAAAACCAATTCCTAAATAGGCACACTTCAAAAAATTCATCAGTTGCTATTGAAATAAACCCTGGGGAATACGCATGGGAAACACACCATCAAACCCACAAGAAACCAACAATTCTAATTACAAGAAAGTTAGTGATAAAGAAAGGTCAGCAGGTAGCAGTTTGTGGGTCAGTGGGGTCTGGTAAATCAAGCTTGCTGTGCTGTATTCTTGGGGAGATTCCATTAGTATCTGGGGCTCTAACCAAAGTTTATGGGACTAGAAGTTATGTACCCCAAAGTCCTTGGATTCAGTCTGGAACCGTAAGAGAGAATATATTGTTTGGCAAGCAAATGAACAAGGAGTTTTATGAAGATGTTTTGGATGGCTGTGCTTTGAAGCAGGACATCAACATGTGGGGTGATGGAGATTTGAACCTGGTGGAGGAGAGAGGCATAAACTTGAGTGGTGGGCAGAAACAGCGGGTTCAATTGGCAAGGGCTGTTTATAATGATTCAGATATTTATTTCCTTGATGATCCTTTTAGTGCTGTTGATGCTCATACTGGAACTCATTTGTTTAAG AAATGTCTCATGAAACTTTTATACGATAAAACGGTTGTTTATGCAACCCATCAACTGGAATTCTTGGAATCTGCAGACCTCATTTTG GTCATGAAAGATGGAAAAATAGTGGAGTCAGGAAGGTATAAAGATCTTATAGCATGTCCCAACTCTGAACTTGTTCAACAAATGGCCGCTCACCGAGAAACAGTACATCAAATAAACCCAAGCCAAGCAGAAGATTTTGCTAGCTACAGACCCTGcccaaaaaatcaaattgaagtTACTCGAGAAAATGTTCAAGATATCATGGAAAATTGGAAGAGAAACAAAGAAGAGGAAAGAGAGACGGGTCGAGTAAAATGGAGTGTTTACTCAACTTTTGTCACATCTGCTTATAAAGGAGCACTTGTTCCAGTTATTCTTCTCTGCCAGATCTTCTTTCAAGTAATGCAAATTGGAAGCAATTATTGGATGTCATGGGCCACAGAGCAGAAGGGCAGGGTTAACAACAAGCAGctaatgaaaatatttgttctTCTATCTTCTGGGGGCACCATCTTCATACTGGGAAGGACTGTTTTAATGGCAGCTGTTGCTGTGGAAACTGCTCAACGCCTTTTTCACGGAATGATCACATCAGTTTTCCGGGCACCTGTCTCATTTTTTGACACCACACCTTCAAGCCGAATTCTGAGTAGG TCATCAACAGATCAAAGTACAGTTGACACAGACATACCATACAGATTAGCTGGACTAGTATTTGCACTGATACAGTTATTGAGTATCATTGTGCTAATGTCCCAAGTTGCCTGGCAAGTCATTCTCCTCTTTTTTGTGGTTTTTGCTATTTCCATCTGGTATCAG TCATATTACATCACAACAGCCAGGGAACTGGCCCGGATGGTTGGGATTCGAAAGGCTCCAATCTTGCATCACTTCTCAGAATCAATTGCTGGGGCTGCCACAATCCGCTGTTTCAATCAAGAGCAACTATTCTTGACCAAGGTTAACGTTCTAATAGATGACTATTCTCGGGTAGCCTTTTACAATTTCGGCACCATGGAATGGTTGTCTGTACGAATCAATTTCCTCTTCAATTTGGTCTTCTATTTTGTTCTCGTCATCTTGGTTACTCTTCCAAGGTCTACCATTGATCCAA GCTTGGCGGGTCTCGTAGCTACGTACGGTTTGAACTTGAATGTCCTCCAGGCTTGGGTGATATGGAACCTTTGCAATGTTGAGAACAAAATGATATCAGTTGAGAGAATATTGCAGTTCTCTAACATACCAAGTGAAGCACCCTTAATTATTAAAGATTGCAGGCCTGAACAAGATTGGCCAAAGGAAGGAAATGTTGAACTACATAATCTTCATATACGGTATGATCCCGCTGCTCCTATGGTACTCAAAGGCGTCACCTGTGTCTTCCCAGGACAAAAGAAAATTGGTATAGTAGGCAGGACAGGGAGCGGAAAATCTACTCTTTTGCAAGCCCTCTTTCGAGTGGTGGAGCCTTTGGAAGGAAGTATACTAATTGATGGTGTAGATATTTCCAAGATTGGTCTGCAAGATTTAAGATCTAAGCTTGGTATAATTCCTCAGGATCCAACCTTGTTTCTAGGTACTGTAAGGACTAACTTGGATCCTCTAGAACAACATGCAGATCAAGAACTTTGGGAG GTTCTCAGAAAGTGCCATCTTGCTGAAATAGTAAGGCGGGATCCAAGACTTCTTGATGCACCAG TGGCGGAGAATGGAGAAAATTGGAGTGTTGGACAAAGGCAACTTGTTTGCCTTGCTAGGCTACTactgaagaaaagaagaattttGGTACTGGATGAAGCTACAGCATCCATTGACACGGCAACTGACAATTTAATTCAGAAGACAATTAGGGAAGAAACAAGTGGATGTACAGTCATTACAGTAGCACATAGAATTCCAACAGTTATTGACAATGATTTAGTTTTGGTCCTTGATGAAG GGACAATTGCAGAGTACGATAACCCTACTAAATTGCTGCAGAACAGTTCTTCTTCGTTCTCAAAGTTGGTTTCAGAATTTTTGAGGAGATCATCTCAAAAGTAA